The following proteins come from a genomic window of Galactobacillus timonensis:
- the glf gene encoding UDP-galactopyranose mutase: MYDYLIVGSGLYGAVFAHEAKKRGKKVLVIEKRDHIAGNVYTEDVEGIHVHRYGAHIFHTNNRQVWDYVNQFAVFNRYTNSPVANYHGELYSLPFNMYTFNRMWGVVTPQEAEQKIREQRQAAGITEPKNLEEQAISLVGSDIYEKLIKGYTEKQWGRPCNQLPAFIIRRLPVRFTFDNNYFNALYQGIPTGGYTKLVERLLEGIEVRTNTDYLSDQSYWDSIAPRIVYTGPIDAYFGFSLGPLQYRSVRFETEVLDISNYQGNAVINYTDAETPFTRIIEHKWFQFGKDDEGNGLPKTVISREYSSEWKPGIEPYYPLNDARNGELYAKYRALADQKANVIFGGRLGAYRYYDMDAVIAEALKKAKEELD, translated from the coding sequence ATGTACGATTATCTCATTGTCGGTTCCGGCCTTTACGGTGCCGTATTTGCCCATGAGGCAAAAAAGCGTGGGAAGAAGGTTCTCGTCATTGAAAAACGGGACCACATTGCCGGCAACGTTTATACAGAGGATGTGGAAGGAATCCATGTTCACAGGTACGGGGCTCATATCTTCCATACCAATAACCGTCAGGTATGGGACTATGTCAATCAGTTTGCCGTCTTCAATCGCTATACCAATTCGCCCGTTGCCAATTACCATGGCGAGCTGTATTCGCTCCCGTTCAACATGTACACATTCAACAGGATGTGGGGTGTCGTGACGCCGCAGGAAGCGGAACAGAAGATCCGTGAACAGCGTCAGGCCGCCGGCATCACGGAGCCGAAGAACCTTGAGGAGCAGGCCATCAGCCTCGTTGGCAGCGACATCTATGAGAAGCTGATCAAAGGCTACACGGAAAAGCAGTGGGGAAGGCCCTGCAATCAGCTGCCGGCCTTCATCATCCGGAGGCTGCCCGTGCGCTTTACCTTTGACAACAACTACTTCAATGCGCTATATCAGGGCATTCCGACCGGCGGCTACACGAAGCTTGTGGAACGTCTGCTGGAAGGAATTGAAGTGCGTACAAATACCGACTATTTATCGGATCAATCCTACTGGGACAGCATCGCGCCGCGGATTGTGTACACGGGACCGATTGATGCCTACTTCGGGTTCTCGCTCGGTCCGCTGCAGTACAGGTCGGTGCGCTTTGAGACAGAAGTGCTTGATATCTCAAATTATCAGGGCAATGCGGTCATCAACTACACCGATGCCGAGACACCGTTTACCCGGATCATCGAGCATAAGTGGTTTCAGTTCGGAAAAGATGACGAAGGAAACGGTCTTCCCAAGACTGTCATCAGCCGAGAGTACAGTTCGGAATGGAAACCCGGGATTGAGCCGTACTATCCGCTCAACGATGCACGCAACGGCGAACTTTACGCAAAATACAGGGCGCTGGCGGATCAGAAGGCAAACGTCATCTTCGGTGGCCGCCTTGGGGCTTATAGGTACTACGATATGGATGCGGTCATTGCCGAAGCGCTGAAGAAGGCAAAGGAAGAGCTGGACTGA
- a CDS encoding SDR family NAD(P)-dependent oxidoreductase: MKIALVTGASSGLGREFVHQLAAKNDVDEFWIIARRREQLEQLASEISVPCRIVPLDLCDPAAFETLENLLKQQKPEIHWLVCSAGRGIIGQIASMDRHQVDAMIELNVRALADVTALALPYCTKGSGIIEIGSIAGFQPMPNFGIYGATKAFVESYTKALHHDLLFSGIRVTCACPYWVKDTGFIPLAKKEETSTHYVHPFLASHSSSVVRLSLWANNCNFWVATPGIITTLQRFLAWIVPDWIIVPFMELVSRL; encoded by the coding sequence GGCCGCAAAGAATGATGTTGATGAATTCTGGATCATTGCCCGCCGGCGCGAGCAGCTGGAGCAGCTGGCTTCTGAAATCTCTGTGCCGTGCCGCATTGTGCCGCTGGATCTTTGTGATCCCGCCGCCTTTGAGACACTGGAGAATCTTCTGAAACAACAGAAGCCGGAAATCCACTGGCTTGTATGTTCCGCGGGGCGGGGAATAATCGGACAGATTGCGTCCATGGATCGCCATCAGGTCGATGCGATGATCGAGCTCAATGTACGTGCGCTGGCCGATGTGACTGCGCTGGCACTGCCGTACTGCACCAAAGGAAGCGGCATCATCGAAATCGGATCGATTGCCGGCTTTCAGCCGATGCCGAATTTCGGAATTTATGGCGCAACCAAGGCGTTTGTCGAAAGCTACACCAAGGCGCTGCATCATGACCTTCTTTTCTCCGGCATCCGTGTGACCTGCGCCTGTCCCTACTGGGTCAAGGACACAGGTTTCATTCCGCTGGCCAAAAAAGAAGAAACCAGCACGCACTATGTACATCCCTTTCTGGCATCGCATTCTTCTTCGGTTGTGCGTCTGTCCCTGTGGGCGAATAATTGCAACTTCTGGGTGGCGACGCCGGGAATCATTACGACGTTGCAGCGCTTCTTGGCCTGGATCGTTCCGGACTGGATTATTGTCCCGTTCATGGAGCTGGTGAGCCGCCTCTAA